The genomic window GCGAACGGGCCGATCCTGCATCCCGAGCTCGAGTGCATCTCGCTCACCCCGATCTGCCCGCACACCCTGACCAACCGACCGCTCGTCATGGCGGCCGACGCGCACATAGCGATAAAGCTCAAGTACGCCCCCGACGAGTCCGTCTTCCTCACCCTCGACGGGCAGGTCGGCATGAAGCTCGTCTCCGGCGATACGGTCCAGATCACCAAGGCCGCGCACGTGACCCGGCTCATCCAGTCCCGCAGCAAGGACTACTTCGAGGTGCTTCGCACCAAGCTCAAGTGGGGTGAACGGTAAGTGCTCAGAGAACTCCAGATCACCAACCTCGCCATCATCGATAAACTCCACGTGGAATTCAGCCCCGGGCTCAACATCCTGACCGGCGAGACCGGCGCGGGAAAGTCGATCATCATCGACGCGGTGAACCTCATCTTAGGGGGGCGCGGCAGCTCGGACCTGATCCGCTCCGGCGCGAAGGAGGCCTCCGTGGAGGCGGTCTTCGATCTCACCGGGCGGGACGCGCTCCTTAAGTCTCTTGCCGCGGCGGGGATCGAGTGTGACGGCGAGCTCCTCGTGAGGCGCTCGGTGGCGCCCGGCGGCAAGAACCGTGTCTTCATCGGCGGCGGGCTCGCCACTACGGCCCTTCTTGCCGAGGTCTGCCGCAGCCTCATAAACATCTACGGCCAGCACGACGCCCAGACCCTCTTGAAGACCGACCAGCACCTGCTTCTTCTGGACGGCTTCGCGGGGAGCCTCCCCCTGCGCCATGAGTTCGCCGCCCGCTTCGAGGAGTACCAGGGAGCGAGGCAGGAGTTGAAGGCGCTCGAGGAGGGGGAGCGTGAGGCGGCGCGGCGCCTGGATCTCATCGCCTTTCAAAGCGGCGAGATCGCCGACGCGAAGCTCGTTTCCGGCGAAGAGGAGGAGCTTTCCGAGGAGCGCGTGCGTCTTGCCCACAGCGGCAGGCTCATGGAGGTCTCCCAGGGCGCCTTCGATCAGCTCTACGGCGGCGACGCCACCATCCTCGGCGGGCTCACCGGCGTCATCCAGGGGGTGGTGGAGGCAGGGCGCATCGACCCGGCCCTGACGCCGGTCGCCCAGGCACTGGAAACGGCCTACGCCCAACTCGAGGATGCCGCGCTTTCCCTGCGCGACTACGCCGCGCGCATCGATTCCGACCCGGCGCGCCTCGAGGAGCTCGAGGACCGGCTCGACCTCATCAACCGGCTCAAGAAGAAGTACGGCGCCACGGTGGAGGAGATCCTCGCCTACCAGGCCGAGATCGACGCGGAACTCGCCGCCCTCACCAACCGGGGCGAGACCCGCGAGGGGCTGCAGGCGCGCATCAGCGATCTCGAGGGGGAACTGGCGGCGCTCGGGAAAAAGC from Geomonas ferrireducens includes these protein-coding regions:
- the recN gene encoding DNA repair protein RecN, whose protein sequence is MLRELQITNLAIIDKLHVEFSPGLNILTGETGAGKSIIIDAVNLILGGRGSSDLIRSGAKEASVEAVFDLTGRDALLKSLAAAGIECDGELLVRRSVAPGGKNRVFIGGGLATTALLAEVCRSLINIYGQHDAQTLLKTDQHLLLLDGFAGSLPLRHEFAARFEEYQGARQELKALEEGEREAARRLDLIAFQSGEIADAKLVSGEEEELSEERVRLAHSGRLMEVSQGAFDQLYGGDATILGGLTGVIQGVVEAGRIDPALTPVAQALETAYAQLEDAALSLRDYAARIDSDPARLEELEDRLDLINRLKKKYGATVEEILAYQAEIDAELAALTNRGETREGLQARISDLEGELAALGKKLTGAREAGAVRLKEGMERELSELAMKHAVFETSFEKSAEPRSFGFERAEFLFSPNPGEPARPIVKVASGGELSRLMLALKQLHPDSEVPTLIFDEVDTGIGGATSALVGEKLKRVAREQQVLAITHLPQVAAFADQHLKVEKGVEHGRTATSVQLLEGEERVAEVARMLSGARVTDKTLEHAREMIQEAAR